The Zygosaccharomyces rouxii strain CBS732 chromosome A complete sequence genome window below encodes:
- the AYR1 gene encoding acylglycerone-phosphate reductase (similar to uniprot|P40471 Saccharomyces cerevisiae YIL124W AYR1 NADPH-dependent 1-acyl dihydroxyacetone phosphate reductase found in lipid particles and ER involved in phosphatidic acid biosynthesis and required for spore germination capable of metabolizing mammalian steroid hormones): MSSSVIKTALVTGASSGIGYAVVKELAENGFTVYACARRLDLLEQLSRGYEANKVIPYALDISNFEEIVQLKEYLSKHLPHQRLDVLYNNAGQSCTMPAVDVTNERLNQLFQVNVIGHMNITSQLCQFLINAKGTIVFTGSLSGVSVFPFGAAYAATKAAIHQYARVLHAEMKMFDVRVINAITGGVSTDIADKSPLPKSSPFYFPEGLKALEERKLMSAKNFPMSAETYAQKLVKDILSPRDPVDVYRGTLASVVSWLMMFAPYWLVEWVTFKKFKLDSVEKALGQKRETEKQE; the protein is encoded by the coding sequence ATGAGCAGTAGTGTAATTAAGACAGCGCTAGTTACTGGTGCATCCTCTGGTATTGGGTATGCAGTcgttaaagaattggccGAAAATGGATTCACGGTTTATGCATGTGCAAGAAGATTAGATCTCTTGGAACAACTATCAAGAGGATACGAAGCTAATAAGGTTATCCCCTATGCACTAGATATTTCTaactttgaagaaattgttcaattgaaggagtatctttcaaaacatcTACCACATCAAAGATTAGATGTTTTGTACAACAACGCAGGCCAGAGTTGTACTATGCCAGCTGTTGATGTAACGAACGAAAGACTTaatcaattgtttcaaGTCAATGTTATTGGTCATATGAATATTACATCTCAACTATGCCAATTCTTAATTAACGCCAAGGGAACAATCGTCTTTACCGGTTCGTTGAGCGGCGTCAGCGTCTTCCCATTTGGAGCCGCCTATGCTGCAACTAAGGCAGCAATCCACCAGTATGCGCGTGTTCTCCATGCAGAGATGAAAATGTTTGACGTTCGTGTAATCAATGCAATCACAGGTGGTGTAAGCACAGATATTGCAGATAAAAGCCCATTACCCAAGAGTTCTCCCTTTTACTTCCCCGAAGGATTAAAGGCGTTGGAAGAGAGAAAATTAATGTCGGCTAAAAACTTCCCCATGTCTGCAGAAACGTATGCTCAGAAACTGGTTAAAGATATACTAAGTCCAAGGGACCCCGTTGATGTCTACAGAGGAACTCTTGCAAGCGTAGTTTCCTGGTTGATGATGTTTGCTCCCTACTGGCTCGTAGAGTGGGTTACATTCAAGAAGTTCAAACTGGACTCGGTTGAAAAAGCATTAGGGCAAAAGCGTGAGACTGAGAAGCAAGAATGA
- the SIM1 gene encoding putative glucosidase SIM1 (some similarities with gnl|GLV|CAGL0J09922g Candida glabrata CAGL0J09922g and some similarities with uniprot|P40472 Saccharomyces cerevisiae YIL123W SIM1 (putative) invovled in control of DNA replication or uniprot|P53616 Saccharomyces cerevisiae YNL066W SUN4 Protein involved in the aging process), whose translation MKLSANILTAALLGSQVFVNAMPHMPIKRDEEDCSETVPAHADSHQHKRAVAVNYVYQTVTVDGNGNSYTPTASASGSAASSSAPSSSDAVAMVTQYVTPGVSASSPSGGYGGGLSGFATSVIHNAQPSQSSSPSSSGSGSSSSSSSSPSGSGDNWTETNSEASSSGDASSNSNASASAGNGDSTASSSADSTAESGTNSSAQASAEAQAHSNNGNSHSDSDSSSSSSSSSNNNGGSSSSSSSSSSSSGSSSSSSGSSGSGGSSSSSSSSSSSGGIFGDLSAYEGPNEKFQDGTIPCSQFPSGQGVIPIDWINEGGWSGVENSDTSTGGSCKEGSYCSYACQAGMSKTQWPSTQPSDGRSIGGLYCKNGYLHRTNTDADYLCEWGQDVASIVSKLDQDVAICRTDYPGTENMVIPTYVKSGNSQPLTVVNQDTYYQWEGKPTSGQFYVNNAGVSLEDGCVWSTPGSGKGNWAPLNFGAGYTNGITYLSLIPNPNNNVPLNYNVKIVAADDSSIVTGDCKYENGEYNGSGSDGCTVAVTSGKAQFVLYN comes from the coding sequence ATGAAGTTATCCGCTAACATTTTGACCGCGGCATTGCTTGGCTCCCAAGTCTTTGTCAATGCTATGCCTCATATGCCAATCAAAagagatgaagaggattGCTCTGAAACAGTACCAGCCCATGCTGATTCTCATCAACACAAAAGAGCCGTTGCAGTTAACTATGTTTACCAAACTGTTACAGTTGACGGTAATGGTAATTCATACACACCAACTGCATCTGCTTCAGGTTCAGCAGCTAGCTCTTCAGCTCCATCCAGTTCAGATGCAGTGGCTATGGTTACTCAATACGTGACTCCAGGTGTTTCTGCCTCTTCTCCATCTGGTGGATATGGAGGTGGCTTGAGTGGATTTGCTACTTCAGTCATCCACAATGCCCAGCCAAGTCAATCTTCCTCTCCAAGTTCTTCTGGCAGTGGCTCctcatcttcgtcatcttcatcccCAAGTGGATCTGGTGACAACTGGACTGAAACCAATTCTGAAGCCTCATCATCTGGTGATGCTAGTTCCAACTCCAACGCCTCTGCATCTGCTGGTAATGGTGATTCTACTGCCTCATCATCTGCTGATAGTACTGCAGAATCTGgtaccaattcttctgctCAGGCTTCAGCTGAAGCTCAAGCTCATTCTAACAATGGCAACTCCCACTCAGATTCTgattcatcatcctcatcatcttcatcatccaatAACAATGGtggttcctcttcttcttcctcttcctcctcttcctcctctGGTTCCTCTTCAAGTTCATCAGGTTCTTCTGGTTCCGGCGGTAGTTCTAGTTCTAGTTCAAGTTCCAGTTCATCTGGTGGTATCTTTGGTGACCTTTCTGCCTATGAAGGtccaaatgaaaaattccaagatgGAACTATCCCATGTAGCCAATTCCCATCCGGTCAAGGTGTTATTCCTATTGATTGGATTAATGAGGGCGGCTGGTCCGGCGTTGAAAACTCAGACACTTCTACTGGTGGTAGTTGCAAAGAGGGTTCTTACTGTTCCTATGCTTGTCAAGCTGGTATGTCAAAGACTCAATGGCCTTCAACTCAACCAAGTGATGGTAGATCAATTGGTGGATTGTACTGTAAGAACGGTTACTTGCACAGAACTAACACCGATGCTGATTACTTGTGTGAATGGGGTCAAGATGTCGCAAGCATCGTTTCTAAGTTGGATCAAGATGTTGCCATTTGTAGAACCGACTACCCAGGTACTGAAAACATGGTTATTCCAACTTATGTTAAATCCGGTAACTCCCAACCACTAACAGTTGTTAATCAAGATACCTATTACCAATGGGAAGGTAAGCCAACTTCTGGCCAATTCTACGTTAACAATGCAGGTGTTTCTCTAGAAGATGGTTGTGTTTGGTCAACTCCTGGTTCCGGTAAAGGTAACTGGGCACCATTGAACTTTGGTGCTGGTTATACAAATGGTATTACTTACTTATctttgattccaaatccAAACAACAACGTTCCATTGAACTACAACGTCAAGATTGTCGCTGCAGATGATTCGTCTATTGTTACCGGTGATTGTAAATACGAAAACGGCGAATACAACGGTAGTGGTTCTGACGGTTGTACCGTTGCAGTCACATCTGGTAAGGCTCAATTTGTCTTGTACAATTAA